One region of Triticum aestivum cultivar Chinese Spring chromosome 6B, IWGSC CS RefSeq v2.1, whole genome shotgun sequence genomic DNA includes:
- the LOC123138364 gene encoding galactoside 2-alpha-L-fucosyltransferase isoform X2, whose protein sequence is MGRSGEGARWLRAGAGAKGKPPRGGAAQRFGLSVFFLLIPAVLLLQRRQAGPAPGWLFRADLFLPEVNPDIRDDMPDDLSPSAQIDYDRLLGGLLIEGFDERSCRSRYQFARYHRNAARVPSPYLIERLRRQEALQKKCGPGTKSYNNAVKQLMSTQSINGTSDCNYLFLIIHAGMGNRMLEITSAFLYALLTGRVLLVDRYKQIANTFCEPFPGTSWLIPSDFPLSYSEFTERSPESYGNMLQENVIRGNTYRSLASARPPYVYLHLDGDYAFHDKLFYCEDDQQFLQGVPWLIMRTDMYFVPSLFLIPSFQDELSKLFPEKDTVFHHLGRYLLHPTNDIWYSATTYYRAYLAKADKVVGIQIRIFEKKGILQRNGPFPHVLEQILSCVQGEKLLPQIGVTDGAAAGNNRTIAVLATSLSSWYSDQIRERYSEHRTVDGTTVKVYQPSHEEYQKKKNRKHNMKALAEIYLLSMSDVLITSGFSTFGYVAQGLAGLTPWIMYRPENHVVPEPPCGRAMSIEPCFHQAPYFDCKAKRDADLGKVVPYVRHCEDVSWGLKIVNETRL, encoded by the exons ATGGGGAGGAGCGGCGAGGGGGCGCGGTGGCtgcgggcgggggcgggggcgaagGGGAAGCCGCCGCGCGGTGGCGCCGCGCAGCGCTTCGGGCTGTCGGTGTTCTTCCTGCTGATCCCGGCCGTGCTGCTCCTGCAGCGGCGGCAGGCCGGGCCGGCGCCGGGGTGGCTCTTCCGGGCCGATCTCTTCCTGCCGGAGGTGAACCCAG ATATAAGAGATGATATGCCTGATGATTTATCTCCATCGGCACAAATTGATTATGACAGACTTCTGGGTGGCCTTCTGATCGAGGGATTTGATGAAAGATCGTGTCGCAGCAGGTACCAGTTTGCACGTTATCACAGGAATGCAGCAAGAGTACCTTCTCCATACCTCATAGAAAGATTAAGGAGACAAGAAGCACTGCAGAAGAAGTGTGGTCCAGGCACCAAATCATACAACAATGCTGTAAAACAGCTCATGTCCACTCAGAGCATCAACGGCACATCGGATTGCAACTATCTCTTCCTGATAATCCATGCCGGGATGGGGAACCGGATGCTTGAGATCACTTCAGCGTTCCTTTACGCACTTTTGACAGGCAGGGTTTTGCTCGTGGACCGTTATAAGCAGATTGCCAACACTTTCTGTGAGCCTTTTCCTGGAACTTCATGGTTGATTCCTTCAGATTTCCCTCTGAGCTATAGTGAGTTCACCGAGCGTAGTCCAGAGAGCTATGGCAACATGTTGCAGGAAAATGTTATCCGTGGCAACACATATCGGTCTCTAGCCAGTGCTAGGCCTCCCTATGTGTACCTCCATCTTGACGGTGACTACGCTTTCCACGACAAGCTTTTCTACTGCGAAGACGATCAACAGTTCCTGCAAGGTGTGCCGTGGCTGATCATGCGGACCGACATGTACTTCGTGCCGTCACTGTTTCTTATCCCAAGTTTCCAGGATGAACTGAGCAAGCTGTTTCCTGAAAAGGACACCGTTTTCCATCACTTGGGCCGGTATCTTCTTCATCCAACAAATGATATCTGGTATTCGGCGACAACGTACTACAGGGCCTACCTTGCTAAAGCTGATAAAGTAGTGGGAATACAGATCAGGATATTTGAGAAGAAGGGCATCCTGCAAAGAAATGGGCCGTTTCCACATGTTTTAGAGCAGATCCTTTCCTGTGTCCAGGGTGAAAAGCTGCTGCCACAAATCGGCGTGACCGATGGAGCGGCCGCTGGGAATAACCGGACAATCGCCGTTCTCGCGACCTCTTTGAGCTCTTGGTACAGTGATCAGATCAGGGAAAGGTACAGCGAGCACCGGACCGTCGACGGCACCACAGTGAAAGTTTACCAGCCGAGCCACGAGGAgtaccagaagaagaagaacaggaaGCACAACATGAAGGCGCTGGCGGAGATCTACCTGCTGAGCATGAGCGATGTGCTGATCACCAGCGGGTTCTCCACCTTCGGCTACGTCGCGCAGGGCCTCGCCGGGCTGACGCCGTGGATCATGTACAGGCCCGAGAACCACGTCGTGCCGGAGCCGCCGTGCGGCCGTGCCATGTCCATCGAGCCGTGCTTCCACCAGGCCCCCTACTTTGACTGCAAGGCGAAGAGGGACGCCGACCTGGGCAAGGTGGTGCCGTACGTGAGGCACTGCGAAGACGTCAGTTGGGGGCTCAAGATTGTAAATGAAACTCGGTTGTAG
- the LOC123138364 gene encoding galactoside 2-alpha-L-fucosyltransferase isoform X1: MEKQPSSWRGSNGGHEERLPLRGGGGGLETEARAPHPHAHAADQQEAGRGRHRRKCLRAALLLCLLTLPACVLVVGNLRAESSPRMLFDVDDLPKYDDDDQDIRDDMPDDLSPSAQIDYDRLLGGLLIEGFDERSCRSRYQFARYHRNAARVPSPYLIERLRRQEALQKKCGPGTKSYNNAVKQLMSTQSINGTSDCNYLFLIIHAGMGNRMLEITSAFLYALLTGRVLLVDRYKQIANTFCEPFPGTSWLIPSDFPLSYSEFTERSPESYGNMLQENVIRGNTYRSLASARPPYVYLHLDGDYAFHDKLFYCEDDQQFLQGVPWLIMRTDMYFVPSLFLIPSFQDELSKLFPEKDTVFHHLGRYLLHPTNDIWYSATTYYRAYLAKADKVVGIQIRIFEKKGILQRNGPFPHVLEQILSCVQGEKLLPQIGVTDGAAAGNNRTIAVLATSLSSWYSDQIRERYSEHRTVDGTTVKVYQPSHEEYQKKKNRKHNMKALAEIYLLSMSDVLITSGFSTFGYVAQGLAGLTPWIMYRPENHVVPEPPCGRAMSIEPCFHQAPYFDCKAKRDADLGKVVPYVRHCEDVSWGLKIVNETRL, from the exons ATGGAGAAACAACCGAGCAGCTGGCGGGGGAGCAACGGCGGCCACGAGGAGAGGCTGCccctgcgcggcggcggcggaggcctggAGACGGAGGCAAGGGCGCCGCACCCCCACGCCCACGCCGCGGATCAGCAGGAGGCGGGGCGGGGCAGGCACCGGCGCAAGTGCCTGCGCGCCGCGCTGCTGCTCTGCCTGCTCACGCTCCCGGCCTGCGTCCTCGTCGTCGGGAACCTGCGGGCCGAATCCTCGCCGCGGATGCTCTTCGACGTCGACGACCTCCCAAAGTACGACGACGACGACCAAG ATATAAGAGATGATATGCCTGATGATTTATCTCCATCGGCACAAATTGATTATGACAGACTTCTGGGTGGCCTTCTGATCGAGGGATTTGATGAAAGATCGTGTCGCAGCAGGTACCAGTTTGCACGTTATCACAGGAATGCAGCAAGAGTACCTTCTCCATACCTCATAGAAAGATTAAGGAGACAAGAAGCACTGCAGAAGAAGTGTGGTCCAGGCACCAAATCATACAACAATGCTGTAAAACAGCTCATGTCCACTCAGAGCATCAACGGCACATCGGATTGCAACTATCTCTTCCTGATAATCCATGCCGGGATGGGGAACCGGATGCTTGAGATCACTTCAGCGTTCCTTTACGCACTTTTGACAGGCAGGGTTTTGCTCGTGGACCGTTATAAGCAGATTGCCAACACTTTCTGTGAGCCTTTTCCTGGAACTTCATGGTTGATTCCTTCAGATTTCCCTCTGAGCTATAGTGAGTTCACCGAGCGTAGTCCAGAGAGCTATGGCAACATGTTGCAGGAAAATGTTATCCGTGGCAACACATATCGGTCTCTAGCCAGTGCTAGGCCTCCCTATGTGTACCTCCATCTTGACGGTGACTACGCTTTCCACGACAAGCTTTTCTACTGCGAAGACGATCAACAGTTCCTGCAAGGTGTGCCGTGGCTGATCATGCGGACCGACATGTACTTCGTGCCGTCACTGTTTCTTATCCCAAGTTTCCAGGATGAACTGAGCAAGCTGTTTCCTGAAAAGGACACCGTTTTCCATCACTTGGGCCGGTATCTTCTTCATCCAACAAATGATATCTGGTATTCGGCGACAACGTACTACAGGGCCTACCTTGCTAAAGCTGATAAAGTAGTGGGAATACAGATCAGGATATTTGAGAAGAAGGGCATCCTGCAAAGAAATGGGCCGTTTCCACATGTTTTAGAGCAGATCCTTTCCTGTGTCCAGGGTGAAAAGCTGCTGCCACAAATCGGCGTGACCGATGGAGCGGCCGCTGGGAATAACCGGACAATCGCCGTTCTCGCGACCTCTTTGAGCTCTTGGTACAGTGATCAGATCAGGGAAAGGTACAGCGAGCACCGGACCGTCGACGGCACCACAGTGAAAGTTTACCAGCCGAGCCACGAGGAgtaccagaagaagaagaacaggaaGCACAACATGAAGGCGCTGGCGGAGATCTACCTGCTGAGCATGAGCGATGTGCTGATCACCAGCGGGTTCTCCACCTTCGGCTACGTCGCGCAGGGCCTCGCCGGGCTGACGCCGTGGATCATGTACAGGCCCGAGAACCACGTCGTGCCGGAGCCGCCGTGCGGCCGTGCCATGTCCATCGAGCCGTGCTTCCACCAGGCCCCCTACTTTGACTGCAAGGCGAAGAGGGACGCCGACCTGGGCAAGGTGGTGCCGTACGTGAGGCACTGCGAAGACGTCAGTTGGGGGCTCAAGATTGTAAATGAAACTCGGTTGTAG